The Nostoc sp. 'Lobaria pulmonaria (5183) cyanobiont' genome window below encodes:
- a CDS encoding ATP-binding protein translates to MLDTWTLLIIDDCAADRKIYRRYLLKDRHQSYKILEADCAEEGLALCQKERCDVILLDFCLPDMSGLELFDRIQQEIFKTSVPVIMLTGRGDEEIAVQVMKRGALDYLVKQHLTQDVLQLAVRNAIKQSCLQAQLIKTQERQRLIATTALRIRQSLNLEQILNTAVAEVQQLLKCERVIVYQFAPDTDGKIVASSIESYRTVALCDRVGTGIGEHTSTALSNQGSSTSAPFSTRGCANDYQEGKSLSDQGEVAVGLSPVPLCPCAPVPLMPNPQSPIPYIYELGLCNCVNLEEQFNTKANLVVPINLSNNGNPTPKLWGLLIAHHNSGEREWQTDDAEMLNEVSVQLAIAIQQAELLAQTQAALAKEKQLNLFKSQIIATVSHEYRTPLTSILAAASTLVKHSQQLDESKQQRFLGIIEQKARYMSKLVDNMLLVNQLELEKPKLKPISVDLLEFFSDLIEQERETANERHELIFKITGNNHGFWGDRGLLQQIFINLMSNAIKYSPDGGSVEFHLIGKESEAIFYIKDRGIGIPMADQENLFQSFSRASNVDTIPGTGLGLAIAKACVELHGGNIALSSEVGQGTKVTVSLPKMYPTNKLSSSST, encoded by the coding sequence ATGTTGGACACATGGACGCTACTTATCATCGATGATTGTGCCGCAGATCGGAAAATCTATCGTCGATATCTTTTGAAAGATCGGCATCAGTCCTACAAGATTTTGGAGGCAGACTGTGCAGAAGAAGGACTTGCTTTGTGCCAAAAAGAACGCTGTGATGTCATACTGCTGGATTTTTGCCTACCTGATATGAGTGGGTTAGAACTTTTCGATCGCATACAGCAGGAGATATTTAAGACTTCTGTCCCCGTGATTATGTTGACAGGGCGCGGCGATGAAGAAATCGCTGTGCAGGTAATGAAACGGGGTGCTTTAGATTATTTAGTCAAGCAACATTTGACACAGGATGTGCTGCAACTAGCAGTCCGCAACGCCATCAAGCAATCGTGCTTGCAAGCCCAACTGATCAAAACTCAAGAGCGACAACGCCTAATTGCCACAACTGCTTTACGAATTCGCCAGTCTCTTAATCTAGAGCAAATTTTGAATACGGCTGTAGCCGAGGTACAGCAACTTCTGAAGTGCGAACGCGTGATAGTGTATCAGTTTGCCCCCGATACAGATGGTAAGATAGTTGCCTCATCAATTGAGTCATACCGTACTGTGGCATTGTGCGATCGCGTTGGCACTGGGATTGGGGAGCATACTTCGACTGCGCTCAGTAACCAGGGGAGCAGCACTTCGGCTCCCTTCTCTACGAGAGGCTGCGCCAACGACTACCAAGAGGGCAAGTCGCTCAGTGACCAAGGGGAAGTTGCAGTAGGTCTTTCCCCTGTGCCCCTGTGCCCCTGTGCCCCTGTGCCTCTTATGCCCAATCCACAATCTCCAATCCCTTATATCTATGAGCTTGGCTTGTGTAATTGTGTCAACCTAGAAGAGCAATTTAATACTAAGGCAAATCTGGTAGTTCCGATTAATCTGAGCAACAATGGGAACCCAACCCCCAAGCTTTGGGGTTTATTGATTGCTCACCATAATTCTGGGGAGCGAGAGTGGCAAACTGATGATGCAGAAATGCTCAATGAAGTATCAGTGCAACTAGCAATTGCTATTCAACAGGCGGAATTGTTAGCCCAAACTCAAGCAGCTCTTGCCAAAGAAAAGCAACTCAATCTATTTAAATCCCAAATAATTGCAACGGTTTCCCATGAGTATCGAACGCCGCTAACTTCAATTCTGGCTGCTGCATCAACTTTGGTAAAACATAGCCAGCAACTGGATGAGTCTAAACAACAGAGGTTCTTGGGAATCATTGAACAGAAAGCAAGGTATATGTCCAAACTCGTGGATAATATGCTTCTGGTTAACCAACTTGAACTGGAAAAACCCAAGCTTAAGCCAATCTCTGTCGATTTACTAGAATTTTTTTCTGACCTCATTGAACAAGAGCGAGAAACAGCAAATGAGCGCCACGAATTAATTTTTAAAATTACTGGTAATAATCATGGATTTTGGGGCGATCGCGGACTTTTGCAGCAAATTTTTATTAACTTAATGTCCAATGCAATTAAGTACTCTCCAGATGGAGGTAGTGTAGAATTCCACCTGATCGGCAAAGAATCAGAAGCAATTTTTTACATCAAAGATCGGGGAATTGGTATCCCGATGGCAGATCAAGAAAATTTATTTCAATCCTTCAGTCGTGCAAGTAACGTTGACACCATTCCTGGTACAGGTTTAGGGCTAGCGATCGCTAAAGCTTGTGTCGAGTTACATGGTGGCAATATTGCCTTGTCAAGTGAAGTAGGGCAAGGAACTAAAGTTACAGTTAGCTTACCAAAGATGTACCCAACAAATAAACTATCTTCATCATCTACTTGA
- a CDS encoding CheR family methyltransferase, whose protein sequence is MSLPKPLLEDIEIHLLLEGVYQYYGYDFRNYALSSLKRRIQGFMQLEGLANVSALQERLLHNRPYLERFLLALTVNVTSMFRDPSFYNTFRNQVIPFLQTYPFIRIWHAGCSTGEEVYSMAILLQEEGLYHRCRIYATDTNEKVLQNAKSGIFSLKMMQEYTHLYLKAGGKKSFSEYYTAAYDNAIFRSSLRENVVFAQHNLATDSSFNEFNVILCRNVLIYFNQVLQKRVHELFYNSLCTFGILGLGRQESIRFTSYEQYYEELIKGEKIYKKIAGG, encoded by the coding sequence ATGTCTCTGCCAAAACCGCTCTTGGAGGATATAGAAATACACCTGCTCTTAGAGGGTGTGTATCAGTACTATGGTTATGACTTTCGCAATTATGCTCTTTCCTCACTCAAGCGTCGTATTCAGGGCTTCATGCAATTAGAAGGGTTAGCAAATGTTTCTGCATTGCAAGAGCGGTTACTCCACAATCGTCCCTATTTAGAACGATTTTTGCTTGCTTTGACAGTGAATGTAACATCAATGTTTCGCGATCCCAGCTTTTATAATACCTTCAGAAATCAGGTTATTCCCTTCTTACAAACCTATCCGTTTATTCGCATCTGGCACGCTGGATGCTCAACTGGTGAAGAAGTCTACTCAATGGCAATTTTACTGCAAGAAGAAGGACTTTACCACCGTTGCCGCATATATGCCACTGATACGAATGAGAAGGTATTACAAAATGCCAAAAGTGGGATTTTCTCGCTGAAAATGATGCAAGAATATACTCATCTTTATCTGAAAGCAGGCGGCAAGAAGTCTTTTTCAGAATATTATACAGCAGCTTATGATAATGCTATTTTTCGGTCGTCCCTAAGAGAAAATGTTGTTTTTGCCCAGCATAATTTAGCCACTGATAGTTCTTTTAATGAGTTTAATGTGATTCTTTGTCGTAACGTCCTCATATATTTTAATCAGGTACTTCAAAAGCGGGTACATGAACTATTTTATAATAGCCTTTGCACCTTTGGTATTTTAGGTTTAGGAAGACAAGAATCTATCAGGTTCACCTCTTATGAGCAGTACTACGAAGAGTTAATTAAGGGTGAAAAAATATATAAGAAAATAGCAGGTGGGTGA
- the truB gene encoding tRNA pseudouridine(55) synthase TruB, which produces MLLQGFLNLNKPFDWTSHDCVARVRKLLRLKRVGHAGTLDPAATGVLPIALGKATRLLQYLPENKAYKATIRLGVRTTTDDLKGEIITSQACAGLSLAEVKTALAQFEGKIEQIPPNYSAIQVDGKRLYDLARQGKIVEVPVRTVEIFQIEVLDWREGDFPELDVAIACGSGTYIRAIARDLGAILETGGTLAALIRTQSSGFDLTDSLTFTDLETKLQGGTFQPLTPDAALQHLLSVTLPATSAQKWCQGQRVSLNSDVTGIVRVYQEETRFLGVGQLQDEVLIPQMVFEPIS; this is translated from the coding sequence GTGTTACTTCAAGGTTTTCTCAACTTAAACAAACCATTTGACTGGACTTCCCACGACTGCGTAGCGCGGGTGCGAAAATTGTTGCGCCTCAAACGTGTGGGACACGCAGGAACCTTAGATCCAGCAGCTACTGGGGTGTTACCGATCGCACTTGGTAAAGCCACAAGATTATTGCAATATCTGCCAGAAAACAAAGCTTACAAGGCTACCATTCGGCTGGGTGTGCGGACTACAACTGATGATTTAAAAGGTGAAATCATCACTTCTCAAGCTTGTGCTGGATTGAGTTTGGCAGAGGTTAAAACTGCACTGGCACAATTTGAAGGCAAGATTGAGCAAATACCACCGAATTACAGTGCAATTCAAGTGGATGGCAAACGTCTCTACGACTTAGCACGCCAAGGGAAAATAGTAGAAGTTCCAGTGCGGACAGTGGAAATTTTTCAGATAGAAGTTTTGGACTGGAGAGAAGGAGATTTTCCCGAATTGGATGTGGCGATCGCCTGTGGATCTGGTACATATATTAGAGCGATCGCTCGTGACTTAGGTGCAATCTTAGAAACTGGTGGCACTCTTGCGGCTTTGATCCGTACCCAAAGCAGTGGTTTCGATTTAACAGATAGTCTCACTTTCACCGACTTAGAAACTAAATTGCAAGGCGGGACATTTCAACCTCTTACCCCTGATGCAGCCTTACAACATTTGTTGTCTGTGACTTTACCAGCAACATCTGCTCAAAAATGGTGTCAAGGTCAGCGAGTTTCTCTAAATTCTGATGTTACTGGGATAGTGCGAGTTTATCAAGAAGAGACTCGCTTTTTAGGTGTTGGACAATTACAAGATGAAGTGTTAATTCCTCAAATGGTTTTTGAACCAATTTCTTGA
- a CDS encoding RNA-guided endonuclease InsQ/TnpB family protein produces MKTLKFKLYQHKRNRYLKANINAAGVIYNYCIALHKRYYRMWGKHLNCAKLQAHIAKIRKRKEFWQSVGSQAVQDICQRIEKAYQLFFKHNKSCVRPPGFKKVKKYKSFTLKQAGYKFLGGNRVKIGNRIYQFWKSRDVEGTVKTLTIKRTPLGELFMVIVVDDCFEPEIKSTTGNIAGFDFGLKTFLTCSDGTKIESPQFLKQSLNAIKKASIHHSTKLKGSSNRERARKNLVRKYEDISNRRRDWFWKLAHELTNKFDVLCFETLYLKGMQRLWGRKISDLAFGEFLQILEWIAKKKNKQIVFIDRWYPSSKTCSCCGHVLESLDLSVREWRCPYCQSVNGRDENAARNIFKVGASTVGLGDVRLAMPAFAA; encoded by the coding sequence ATGAAGACATTAAAGTTTAAGTTGTACCAACACAAGCGAAATAGATACCTCAAAGCTAATATTAATGCTGCTGGGGTAATTTACAACTATTGTATTGCTCTCCACAAAAGATATTATCGGATGTGGGGAAAACACTTAAACTGTGCAAAACTTCAAGCTCATATTGCCAAGATACGCAAGCGTAAAGAGTTTTGGCAGTCGGTTGGCTCTCAGGCAGTGCAGGATATTTGCCAACGCATAGAGAAAGCCTACCAACTATTTTTTAAGCACAATAAATCATGTGTCAGACCCCCAGGATTCAAGAAGGTTAAGAAGTATAAATCATTCACCCTTAAACAAGCTGGCTATAAGTTCTTAGGTGGCAACAGAGTAAAAATTGGTAATCGAATATATCAATTTTGGAAGTCTAGAGACGTTGAGGGAACAGTCAAAACGTTAACAATTAAACGCACCCCATTAGGTGAGTTATTTATGGTTATTGTTGTTGACGATTGTTTTGAACCAGAAATTAAATCCACGACTGGTAATATAGCGGGTTTTGACTTTGGACTCAAGACATTCCTCACTTGCTCAGATGGTACAAAAATTGAATCTCCCCAATTCCTCAAACAGTCTTTAAATGCGATTAAGAAAGCAAGCATTCATCATTCCACAAAGCTAAAAGGTTCCTCCAATCGGGAACGGGCGAGGAAGAATCTAGTACGCAAATACGAGGATATTTCTAACCGTAGGCGCGATTGGTTTTGGAAGTTAGCCCATGAATTAACCAATAAGTTCGATGTACTGTGTTTTGAAACGCTGTACCTCAAGGGAATGCAACGTCTTTGGGGTCGCAAAATATCAGATTTGGCTTTTGGTGAGTTTCTGCAAATCCTAGAATGGATTGCCAAAAAGAAGAATAAGCAAATTGTATTTATTGATAGGTGGTATCCATCCAGTAAAACTTGTTCTTGTTGTGGTCATGTTTTAGAAAGTCTTGATTTGTCAGTTAGAGAGTGGCGCTGTCCTTATTGTCAATCAGTCAATGGAAGGGACGAAAACGCAGCGCGGAATATTTTCAAAGTCGGGGCATCGACTGTTGGGTTAGGTGATGTCAGACTGGCTATGCCAGCATTCGCTGCTTGA
- the tnpA gene encoding IS200/IS605 family transposase codes for MKTVYNHYNHSLGLATVHLVWIPCRRRRVFANNEDLKFRCIQVFQSVANDNKWVIKALEIAPDHIHLLVEYDPHHSIAQVVKAFKGRSSRILRQEFPDLLKLPSLWTHSYMFDTTGKVSTQKVLDYINDPHHG; via the coding sequence ATGAAAACTGTATACAATCATTACAATCACAGCTTAGGGTTAGCAACTGTTCACTTAGTCTGGATACCATGCAGGCGTAGAAGGGTATTTGCAAATAACGAAGACTTGAAATTTCGATGTATTCAAGTATTTCAGTCTGTCGCCAATGACAATAAATGGGTTATCAAAGCTTTAGAAATTGCACCAGATCATATCCACTTGCTGGTAGAATACGATCCGCATCATTCAATTGCTCAGGTTGTGAAAGCGTTTAAAGGACGCTCCTCACGGATTTTGAGGCAAGAATTTCCTGATTTACTTAAGCTTCCTAGTTTGTGGACACATTCTTATATGTTTGATACCACAGGAAAAGTCAGCACACAAAAAGTACTGGACTATATCAATGATCCACATCACGGCTGA
- a CDS encoding DUF2231 domain-containing protein, with translation METTETTQIGSTPFPNIPPVIESNDSEYRDTGVPSTVAIAGHPLHPLSVIFPIAFLAAALGSDIGYWLTSDFFWARASLWLIGLGLAGGVLASAIGLSDFVKIERVRKRSAGWTHLILNVSILVLSLVNFLLRLGDAESRIVPWGLLISLVVGTLTSASGWFGAELSYRHKIGVVGGGSKRYP, from the coding sequence ATGGAAACTACAGAAACAACGCAAATAGGTTCAACACCTTTCCCAAATATTCCACCAGTTATTGAAAGTAACGACAGTGAGTATCGTGATACTGGTGTACCGAGTACAGTTGCGATCGCTGGACATCCCCTACACCCGTTGAGTGTGATTTTTCCCATAGCCTTTTTAGCCGCCGCCTTGGGAAGTGACATTGGTTACTGGTTAACTAGCGATTTCTTTTGGGCTAGGGCTTCGCTATGGTTAATCGGACTTGGATTAGCTGGAGGTGTCCTTGCATCTGCGATCGGTCTTAGCGACTTTGTGAAAATTGAACGAGTCCGCAAACGCAGCGCCGGTTGGACGCATTTGATACTTAACGTTTCTATACTAGTTTTATCACTCGTTAACTTTCTCCTACGTTTGGGCGACGCTGAGTCCCGAATAGTACCTTGGGGACTATTAATCTCGCTCGTTGTTGGTACATTAACCAGTGCTTCTGGTTGGTTCGGTGCTGAACTTTCCTATCGCCACAAAATTGGTGTAGTAGGTGGAGGTAGCAAAAGATATCCTTAA
- a CDS encoding LmeA family phospholipid-binding protein — protein sequence MSDNPGLGEQALNKAAEIGLSSQLDEVENLDVDIKTDPLKLVQGEVDEVTIEGEGLVMQKDLRIEEFEMQMTNVAINPLSVAFGKIELTKPTEAHTRVVLTEADINRAFNSEYVRSQLQSQKIHINGQLTTIEPQEVEFRLPGDGKVALNASIKLVETGENQQVAFSAVPKINSNGKSVTLENIEYGESEEISPDLTKALVDQTSEILNLSNFDLEGMTLKVNQLKVEVGKLILQAEAHVEKIPSA from the coding sequence ATGTCAGACAATCCTGGATTAGGAGAGCAAGCGCTCAATAAAGCGGCAGAAATAGGATTATCTAGTCAATTAGATGAAGTAGAAAATTTAGATGTAGACATCAAGACAGACCCGCTGAAACTGGTTCAGGGAGAGGTGGATGAAGTCACGATTGAAGGTGAAGGTTTAGTTATGCAGAAAGACCTTCGCATAGAGGAATTTGAAATGCAAATGACTAATGTTGCTATTAATCCTCTAAGTGTGGCTTTTGGCAAAATTGAACTCACTAAACCGACTGAAGCTCATACACGGGTTGTATTAACCGAAGCTGATATCAATCGTGCTTTCAACTCAGAATATGTGCGATCGCAATTGCAAAGTCAAAAAATACATATTAACGGACAGCTGACGACTATTGAACCTCAAGAAGTGGAGTTTCGATTACCGGGTGATGGGAAAGTAGCACTGAATGCCAGCATCAAATTAGTAGAAACTGGTGAAAATCAGCAAGTTGCTTTTTCCGCAGTTCCTAAAATTAACAGCAATGGAAAAAGTGTGACTTTGGAAAATATTGAGTATGGCGAAAGTGAGGAAATATCGCCAGATTTGACAAAAGCTTTGGTAGATCAAACTAGCGAAATTTTGAATTTAAGTAACTTTGATTTAGAAGGTATGACTCTAAAAGTCAATCAACTAAAAGTAGAAGTAGGCAAATTAATCTTACAGGCTGAAGCTCATGTGGAAAAAATTCCTTCAGCTTAA
- a CDS encoding alpha-ketoglutarate-dependent dioxygenase AlkB family protein: protein MNTIQGDLFSGFDSAINEPKNSAEKEVLSMPDADVIFYRNFFNQQESDELFQTLFNEIKWRQDKMKIYGKEVNLPRKTAWYGDRNKSYTFSGIHLEPEPWTPTLLQVKEKVDEIAKVKFNSVLLNLYRDGNDGISWHTDAEPELGNNPVIASVSFGGVRRFMFRHKHDKDLKAEIELIHGSLLVMAGATQHFWQHQIPKTSKKVQPRINLTFRVIGHCR, encoded by the coding sequence ATGAATACAATTCAAGGTGACTTATTTTCTGGGTTTGACTCTGCTATCAATGAGCCAAAGAATAGTGCAGAGAAAGAAGTCTTATCTATGCCAGATGCAGATGTGATTTTCTATCGTAATTTTTTCAATCAGCAAGAGAGCGACGAGCTTTTTCAAACCTTGTTTAACGAAATCAAATGGCGACAAGACAAGATGAAGATTTACGGTAAGGAAGTAAACTTGCCAAGAAAAACTGCTTGGTATGGAGATAGAAACAAGTCATATACATTCTCAGGTATTCATCTCGAACCAGAACCTTGGACACCTACATTGCTACAAGTAAAAGAGAAAGTTGATGAAATTGCAAAAGTTAAGTTTAACAGCGTTTTGCTCAACCTTTACCGAGATGGAAATGATGGAATTTCCTGGCACACTGATGCTGAACCCGAATTAGGTAACAATCCTGTAATTGCTTCTGTTAGTTTTGGTGGAGTAAGAAGGTTTATGTTTAGGCATAAGCACGATAAGGATTTGAAAGCAGAAATTGAGTTAATACATGGCAGCCTCCTTGTTATGGCGGGAGCAACGCAGCATTTTTGGCAGCATCAGATCCCAAAAACATCGAAGAAGGTTCAACCAAGAATTAATCTAACTTTCAGGGTAATTGGTCATTGCCGTTGA
- a CDS encoding HD domain-containing protein: MLSERFTVALTYATQLHANQVRKGSGVPYIAHLLGVTSIALEYGANEDEAIAALLHDAIEDQGGAATREEIRRRFGDNVTAIVDGCTDADTTPKPPWRQRKEAYIAHIPTASPSVLLVSLADKLYNAQSILKDYRILGESLWERFHGRKEGTLWYYRALVDAFKKTESPVIIEELERVISQIEVLASK; encoded by the coding sequence ATGCTCTCCGAACGTTTTACCGTAGCCCTTACCTACGCTACCCAACTTCACGCTAACCAAGTTCGTAAAGGTTCAGGTGTCCCCTATATTGCCCATTTATTAGGTGTCACCAGTATTGCTTTAGAATACGGGGCAAATGAAGATGAAGCGATCGCAGCTCTGTTACACGATGCGATCGAAGACCAAGGTGGTGCTGCAACACGAGAAGAAATTCGCCGTCGCTTTGGTGACAATGTAACGGCAATTGTAGATGGTTGTACTGACGCTGATACAACTCCAAAACCCCCTTGGCGACAGCGCAAGGAGGCATATATTGCCCATATTCCTACTGCTTCTCCATCAGTTCTGCTTGTGTCATTAGCGGATAAACTTTACAATGCCCAATCTATTCTCAAAGATTATCGCATTTTGGGCGAATCACTTTGGGAACGTTTTCATGGGCGTAAAGAAGGCACTCTTTGGTATTATCGGGCGCTTGTAGATGCTTTTAAAAAGACTGAAAGTCCTGTAATTATTGAAGAATTAGAACGGGTGATTTCGCAAATTGAGGTGTTAGCATCTAAATAA